A section of the Desulfomonile tiedjei genome encodes:
- a CDS encoding 50S ribosomal protein L11 methyltransferase → MRSKTNDRERWWTGRVRPVDVGRQLRLVPYWERAASPSGRTELIIDPGPSFGSGDHPTTVMAVELLETAIGILHKDIDSPSLLDVGTGTGVLAIAGKTLGTGLTVAFDVDPAAVFSARRNFQLNGLWGTASDGDDSLQIFVGGIDPTKGIFDVVAANLVAPVLMRMLEQLTDRVGRLLVLSGIADPMADKVLTAYQATGLNVIKRLRKNGWNSVLFGRGNCGDCPKF, encoded by the coding sequence TTGAGGAGCAAGACGAACGACAGAGAGAGATGGTGGACGGGCAGGGTGCGCCCCGTGGATGTGGGACGGCAATTGCGTTTGGTCCCATACTGGGAACGAGCAGCCAGTCCTTCGGGAAGGACTGAGTTGATAATCGATCCCGGCCCCTCTTTCGGTTCAGGCGATCATCCCACCACTGTCATGGCGGTCGAACTCCTGGAAACCGCCATCGGAATTCTGCACAAAGACATAGATTCTCCTTCCCTTCTTGACGTAGGCACTGGAACCGGCGTCCTGGCCATCGCTGGAAAAACGCTCGGCACAGGCCTGACCGTAGCTTTCGACGTGGACCCTGCCGCGGTCTTTAGTGCGCGACGAAACTTTCAGCTCAACGGATTGTGGGGAACGGCCAGCGACGGGGACGATTCCCTGCAAATCTTTGTCGGGGGGATCGACCCGACAAAGGGAATTTTCGACGTTGTAGCAGCCAATCTGGTCGCTCCGGTGCTGATGAGGATGTTGGAGCAATTGACGGATCGTGTCGGACGGTTGCTGGTACTGTCCGGAATTGCCGACCCAATGGCGGATAAAGTGTTGACCGCGTACCAGGCCACCGGACTGAATGTTATCAAGAGGCTTCGAAAAAACGGATGGAATTCAGTGCTATTTGGCCGCGGGAATTGTGGCGATTGCCCGAAGTTTTGA